From the Myripristis murdjan chromosome 14, fMyrMur1.1, whole genome shotgun sequence genome, one window contains:
- the LOC115371130 gene encoding four and a half LIM domains protein 1-like isoform X2 — MADSSHCFYCREDLGGKRFVRNEGKPVCVRCHAKFCANNCAECHRPIGVESKELSHKGRYWHEDCFRCVKCYKNLAKEPFSTKDDRIMCGKCCSREDAPRCHGCYKPILAGIESVEYKGNSWHDECFTCCHCKRPIGSQSFLSKGNDIYCSPCHDRKFAKHCVSCKQPITSGGVNYQEQPWHSHCFVCSSCSKPLAGTSFTNHQDQVFCVDCYKNSVAKKCSGCQKPITGFGKGVNVVNFEGSSWHEYCFNCKRCSLSLSNKRFVANGRDILCTDCGNKQ; from the exons ATGGCAGACAGCTCTCACTGTTTCTACTGTCGGGAGGACCTCGGCGGGAAGAGGTTTGTCCGCAACGAGGGCAAGCCAGTGTGTGTCCGCTGCCATGCCAAGTTCTGCGCCAACAACTGCGCCGAGTGCCATCGACCCATCGGCGTAGAATCtaag GAGCTCAGCCACAAGGGTCGGTACTGGCACGAGGACTGTTTCCGCTGTGTGAAATGTTACAAGAACTTGGCCAAGGAGCCCTTCAGCACCAAGGACGACCGCATCATGTGTGGGAAGTGCTGCTCCAGGGAAGACGCCCCGCGGTGCCATGGCTGCTATAAACCTATACTGGCTG GCATAGAGAGCGTGGAGTACAAAGGCAACTCATGGCACGACGAATGCTTCACCTGCTGCCACTGTAAACGACCAATAGGATCGCAGAGTTTCCTTTCCAAAGGGAATGATATTTACTGCAGCCCCTGCCATGACAGGAAGTTTGCCAAGCACTGTGTCAGCTGCAAACAG cCTATAACCTCAGGGGGTGTGAACTACCAGGAGCAGCCGTGGCACAGCCACTGTTTTGTGTGCAGCTCCTGCTCAAAGCCTCTGGCAGGGACCAGCTTCACCAATCATCAGGACCAGGTCTTCTGTGTCGACTGCTACAAAAACTCTGTGGCTAAGAAGTGCAGCGGCTGCCAAAAACCCATCACAG gttTTGGTAAAGGTGTGAATGTTGTGAATTTTGAGGGCAGCTCCTGGCACGAGTACTGCTTCAACTGTAAGAGATGCTCCCTCAGTCTGTCCAACAAGCGCTTTGTGGCCAACGGCAGAGACATCCTCTGCACCGACTGTGGCAACAAGCAGTGA
- the LOC115371130 gene encoding four and a half LIM domains protein 1-like isoform X1 translates to MTGLRLLGVTMADSSHCFYCREDLGGKRFVRNEGKPVCVRCHAKFCANNCAECHRPIGVESKELSHKGRYWHEDCFRCVKCYKNLAKEPFSTKDDRIMCGKCCSREDAPRCHGCYKPILAGIESVEYKGNSWHDECFTCCHCKRPIGSQSFLSKGNDIYCSPCHDRKFAKHCVSCKQPITSGGVNYQEQPWHSHCFVCSSCSKPLAGTSFTNHQDQVFCVDCYKNSVAKKCSGCQKPITGFGKGVNVVNFEGSSWHEYCFNCKRCSLSLSNKRFVANGRDILCTDCGNKQ, encoded by the exons ATGACAG GTCTGAGGCTCCTTGGTGTGACAATGGCAGACAGCTCTCACTGTTTCTACTGTCGGGAGGACCTCGGCGGGAAGAGGTTTGTCCGCAACGAGGGCAAGCCAGTGTGTGTCCGCTGCCATGCCAAGTTCTGCGCCAACAACTGCGCCGAGTGCCATCGACCCATCGGCGTAGAATCtaag GAGCTCAGCCACAAGGGTCGGTACTGGCACGAGGACTGTTTCCGCTGTGTGAAATGTTACAAGAACTTGGCCAAGGAGCCCTTCAGCACCAAGGACGACCGCATCATGTGTGGGAAGTGCTGCTCCAGGGAAGACGCCCCGCGGTGCCATGGCTGCTATAAACCTATACTGGCTG GCATAGAGAGCGTGGAGTACAAAGGCAACTCATGGCACGACGAATGCTTCACCTGCTGCCACTGTAAACGACCAATAGGATCGCAGAGTTTCCTTTCCAAAGGGAATGATATTTACTGCAGCCCCTGCCATGACAGGAAGTTTGCCAAGCACTGTGTCAGCTGCAAACAG cCTATAACCTCAGGGGGTGTGAACTACCAGGAGCAGCCGTGGCACAGCCACTGTTTTGTGTGCAGCTCCTGCTCAAAGCCTCTGGCAGGGACCAGCTTCACCAATCATCAGGACCAGGTCTTCTGTGTCGACTGCTACAAAAACTCTGTGGCTAAGAAGTGCAGCGGCTGCCAAAAACCCATCACAG gttTTGGTAAAGGTGTGAATGTTGTGAATTTTGAGGGCAGCTCCTGGCACGAGTACTGCTTCAACTGTAAGAGATGCTCCCTCAGTCTGTCCAACAAGCGCTTTGTGGCCAACGGCAGAGACATCCTCTGCACCGACTGTGGCAACAAGCAGTGA
- the LOC115371128 gene encoding sodium/hydrogen exchanger 6-like isoform X2, translating to MGFTSRHFGGVKPSKALLFLPCLFTFFLVGSQGESTAMDNVATERLAEESHRQDSANLLIFIMLLTLTILTIWLFKHRRFRFLHETGLAMIYGLLVGVILRFGVHVPQNMSNVVLSCAVNASPATLLVNISGRYFEYTLKGEVSRGKGHQVQDDEMLRKVTFDPEVFFNILLPPIIFHAGYSLKRRHFFRNIGSILTYAFMGTVISCFVIGLTMYCFVSFMKVVGQLGGDFYFTDCLFFGAIVSATDPVTVLAIFNELKVDVDLYALLFGESVLNDAVAIVLSSSIVAYQPAGDNSHSFEAMAMLKSFGVFLGVFSGSFALGVATGVMTAFVTKFTKLRDFPLLETALFFLMSWSTFLLAEACGFTGVVAVLFCGITQAHYTYNNLSPESQDRTKQLFELLNFLAENFIFSYMGLTLFSFQSHVFNPLFIVGAFVAVFLGRAANIYPLSFLLNLGRKNKIGSNFQHVMMFAGLRGAMTFALSIRDTATYARQMMFSTTLLIVFFTVWICGGGTMPMLSFMSISVGVDSDQESSVTMVDGSQRRNTKRESAWPFRIWYNFDHNYLKPLLTHSGPPLTATLPACCGLLARCLTSPQAYENEGQLHDDDSDFILNDANVSSMYADVTVSTDASGSRTINRKRSSTGGTGGGPPDDGLDQELTLGEHELVIRGTRLVLPMDDPVEPPTTVTLPPPPSPPHSDPHRHRL from the exons ATGGGATTTACATCAAGACACTTTGGTGGTGTTAAACCGTCGAAGGCGCTGCTGTTCTTGCCTTGTCTGTTTACATTCTTCCTTGTGGGCAGCCAAGGCGAGAGCACTGCCATGGACAATGTTGCAACCGAGCGGCTGGCTGAGGAGAGCCACCGACAAGACAGTGCCAATCTGCTTATATTCATAATGCTCCTGACACTCACCATTTTAACAATATGGCTTTTCAAACACCGACGGTTCAGGTTTCTACACGAAACAGGACTTGCCATGATATATG GTCTCTTGGTGGGTGTGATCCTGCGCTTCGGGGTCCATGTACCCCAGAACATGAGTAATGTGGTCCTGAGCTGTGCTGTCAATGCCAGTCCAGCCACTCTGCTGGTCAACATCAGTGGGAGATACTTTGAGTACACTCTGAAGGGGGAAGTCAGCCGGGGCAAGGGCCACCAAGTGCAGGATGATGAGATGCTGAGAAAG gtgacctttgacccagaggtatttttcaatattttgctGCCGCCCATCATCTTCCATGCTGGCTACAGTTTGAAAAGG AGACATTTCTTCAGAAACATTGGCTCCATCTTGACTTATGCTTTCATGGGAACAGTTATATCATGCTTTGTTATCGG GTTGACCATGTATTGCTTTGTGTCCTTCATGAAGGTTGTGGGTCAGCTAGGGGGAGATTTTTACTTCACTGACTGTCTGTTTTTTGGGGCCATTGTTTCAGCAACAGATCCAG tTACAGTGCTGGCCATCTTCAATGAGCTGAAGGTAGACGTGGACCTTTATGCATTGCTGTTTGGAGAGAGTGTCCTCAACGATGCGGTGGCCATCGTCCTCTCTTC CTCCATCGTGGCCTACCAGCCAGCAGGAGACAACAGCCACAGCTTTGAGGCCATGGCCATGCTGAAATCCTTTGGTGTGTTCCTGGGGGTTTTCAGTGGATCATTTGCTCTTGGAGTGGCTACTGGTGTTATGACTGCTTTC GTGACCAAGTTCACCAAGCTGAGAGACTTCCCCTTGTTGGAAACCgctctcttcttcctcatgtCCTGGAGCACCTTCCTGCTGGCCGAGGCCTGCGGGTTCACTG GTGTGGTGGCTGTGCTGTTCTGTGGGATCACTCAGGCTCACTACACCTACAACAATCTGTCCCCTGAATCCCAGGACAGGACCAAACAG TTGTTTGAGCTGCTGAACTTCCTGGCGGAGAACTTCATCTTCTCCTACATGGGTCTGACTCTCTTCTCCTTTCAGTCACATGTGTTCAACCCTTTGTTCATCGTAGGAGCCTTT GTGGCAGTTTTCCTGGGCAGGGCAGCGAACATCTACCCTCTGTCCTTCCTGCTTAATCTGGGCCGCAAGAACAAGATTGGGTCCAACTTCCAGCATGTCATGATGTTTGCAG gTCTGCGTGGAGCCATGACCTTTGCCCTTTCTATCCGAGATACAGCAACTTATGCACGTCAGATGATGTTTTCAACCACCCTCCTGATTGTCTTCTTCACTGTCTGGATCTGTGGAGGTGGCACCATGCCCATGCTGTCCTTCATGAGCATATC cGTGGGTGTGGACTCTGATCAAGAAAGCTCT GTGACAATGGTGGATGGGTCGCAGCGCAGGAACACCAAACGTGAGAGCGCCTGGCCCTTCAGGATCTGGTACAACTTTGATCACAA CTACTTGAAGCCTCTCTTGACCCACAGTGGCCCACCTCTCACTGCAACTCTGCCTGCTTGTTGTGGACTGCTGGCACGATGCCTCACCAGCCCACAGGCGTATGAG AATGAAGGTCAGCTACATGATGATGACTCTGACTTCATCCTGAACGATGCTAACGTGAGCTCGATGTATGCTGACGTCACTGTCAGCACGGATGCATCCGGTTCCCGCACCATCAACCGCAAGCGCTCCTCCACTGGTGGCACCGGGGGCGGCCCACCTGATGACGGTCTGGATCAGGAGCTCACTCTGGGTGAACATGAACTGGTGATCAGGGGCACTCGACTGGTTCTGCCCATGGATGACCCGGTGGAACCCCCAACTACCGTCACCCTGCCCCCGCCACCCTCCCCACCACACTCTGATCCGCACAGACACAGATTGTAG
- the LOC115371128 gene encoding sodium/hydrogen exchanger 6-like isoform X1 has protein sequence MGFTSRHFGGVKPSKALLFLPCLFTFFLVGSQGESTAMDNVATERLAEESHRQDSANLLIFIMLLTLTILTIWLFKHRRFRFLHETGLAMIYGLLVGVILRFGVHVPQNMSNVVLSCAVNASPATLLVNISGRYFEYTLKGEVSRGKGHQVQDDEMLRKVTFDPEVFFNILLPPIIFHAGYSLKRRHFFRNIGSILTYAFMGTVISCFVIGLTMYCFVSFMKVVGQLGGDFYFTDCLFFGAIVSATDPVTVLAIFNELKVDVDLYALLFGESVLNDAVAIVLSSVLLRLEKQGRQGAGAGPGAVLSPEDEAPAWPQGEQEWLGENQTMTPRSIVAYQPAGDNSHSFEAMAMLKSFGVFLGVFSGSFALGVATGVMTAFVTKFTKLRDFPLLETALFFLMSWSTFLLAEACGFTGVVAVLFCGITQAHYTYNNLSPESQDRTKQLFELLNFLAENFIFSYMGLTLFSFQSHVFNPLFIVGAFVAVFLGRAANIYPLSFLLNLGRKNKIGSNFQHVMMFAGLRGAMTFALSIRDTATYARQMMFSTTLLIVFFTVWICGGGTMPMLSFMSISVGVDSDQESSVTMVDGSQRRNTKRESAWPFRIWYNFDHNYLKPLLTHSGPPLTATLPACCGLLARCLTSPQAYENEGQLHDDDSDFILNDANVSSMYADVTVSTDASGSRTINRKRSSTGGTGGGPPDDGLDQELTLGEHELVIRGTRLVLPMDDPVEPPTTVTLPPPPSPPHSDPHRHRL, from the exons ATGGGATTTACATCAAGACACTTTGGTGGTGTTAAACCGTCGAAGGCGCTGCTGTTCTTGCCTTGTCTGTTTACATTCTTCCTTGTGGGCAGCCAAGGCGAGAGCACTGCCATGGACAATGTTGCAACCGAGCGGCTGGCTGAGGAGAGCCACCGACAAGACAGTGCCAATCTGCTTATATTCATAATGCTCCTGACACTCACCATTTTAACAATATGGCTTTTCAAACACCGACGGTTCAGGTTTCTACACGAAACAGGACTTGCCATGATATATG GTCTCTTGGTGGGTGTGATCCTGCGCTTCGGGGTCCATGTACCCCAGAACATGAGTAATGTGGTCCTGAGCTGTGCTGTCAATGCCAGTCCAGCCACTCTGCTGGTCAACATCAGTGGGAGATACTTTGAGTACACTCTGAAGGGGGAAGTCAGCCGGGGCAAGGGCCACCAAGTGCAGGATGATGAGATGCTGAGAAAG gtgacctttgacccagaggtatttttcaatattttgctGCCGCCCATCATCTTCCATGCTGGCTACAGTTTGAAAAGG AGACATTTCTTCAGAAACATTGGCTCCATCTTGACTTATGCTTTCATGGGAACAGTTATATCATGCTTTGTTATCGG GTTGACCATGTATTGCTTTGTGTCCTTCATGAAGGTTGTGGGTCAGCTAGGGGGAGATTTTTACTTCACTGACTGTCTGTTTTTTGGGGCCATTGTTTCAGCAACAGATCCAG tTACAGTGCTGGCCATCTTCAATGAGCTGAAGGTAGACGTGGACCTTTATGCATTGCTGTTTGGAGAGAGTGTCCTCAACGATGCGGTGGCCATCGTCCTCTCTTC TGTTCTCCTGCGGCTGGAGAAGCAGGGCAGGCAGGGGGCTGGAGCTGGACCTGGAGCTGTGCTATCTCCAGAGGACGAAGCTCCAGCCTGGCCTCAGGGAGAGCAGGAGTGGCTAGGAGAGAACCAGACAATGACCCCCCG CTCCATCGTGGCCTACCAGCCAGCAGGAGACAACAGCCACAGCTTTGAGGCCATGGCCATGCTGAAATCCTTTGGTGTGTTCCTGGGGGTTTTCAGTGGATCATTTGCTCTTGGAGTGGCTACTGGTGTTATGACTGCTTTC GTGACCAAGTTCACCAAGCTGAGAGACTTCCCCTTGTTGGAAACCgctctcttcttcctcatgtCCTGGAGCACCTTCCTGCTGGCCGAGGCCTGCGGGTTCACTG GTGTGGTGGCTGTGCTGTTCTGTGGGATCACTCAGGCTCACTACACCTACAACAATCTGTCCCCTGAATCCCAGGACAGGACCAAACAG TTGTTTGAGCTGCTGAACTTCCTGGCGGAGAACTTCATCTTCTCCTACATGGGTCTGACTCTCTTCTCCTTTCAGTCACATGTGTTCAACCCTTTGTTCATCGTAGGAGCCTTT GTGGCAGTTTTCCTGGGCAGGGCAGCGAACATCTACCCTCTGTCCTTCCTGCTTAATCTGGGCCGCAAGAACAAGATTGGGTCCAACTTCCAGCATGTCATGATGTTTGCAG gTCTGCGTGGAGCCATGACCTTTGCCCTTTCTATCCGAGATACAGCAACTTATGCACGTCAGATGATGTTTTCAACCACCCTCCTGATTGTCTTCTTCACTGTCTGGATCTGTGGAGGTGGCACCATGCCCATGCTGTCCTTCATGAGCATATC cGTGGGTGTGGACTCTGATCAAGAAAGCTCT GTGACAATGGTGGATGGGTCGCAGCGCAGGAACACCAAACGTGAGAGCGCCTGGCCCTTCAGGATCTGGTACAACTTTGATCACAA CTACTTGAAGCCTCTCTTGACCCACAGTGGCCCACCTCTCACTGCAACTCTGCCTGCTTGTTGTGGACTGCTGGCACGATGCCTCACCAGCCCACAGGCGTATGAG AATGAAGGTCAGCTACATGATGATGACTCTGACTTCATCCTGAACGATGCTAACGTGAGCTCGATGTATGCTGACGTCACTGTCAGCACGGATGCATCCGGTTCCCGCACCATCAACCGCAAGCGCTCCTCCACTGGTGGCACCGGGGGCGGCCCACCTGATGACGGTCTGGATCAGGAGCTCACTCTGGGTGAACATGAACTGGTGATCAGGGGCACTCGACTGGTTCTGCCCATGGATGACCCGGTGGAACCCCCAACTACCGTCACCCTGCCCCCGCCACCCTCCCCACCACACTCTGATCCGCACAGACACAGATTGTAG